The Prosthecobacter vanneervenii genome has a segment encoding these proteins:
- a CDS encoding putative ABC transporter permease subunit has protein sequence MTTASTTSLLARTHGRMLRHKIRQGVRENRLLGATVGGFLGLYSLAAYLLVGRGLDFIMKLPLVGPLLTERLVFLLFFFFFVMLIVSNATITGMSLFRRKDMEWQIALPLEPRSLVLWKTLEGMLLASWGLMLLSTPILLALAQSYKADARFMLAVVPALLALVTIAANVSTWLLIALVLWARRWMWKPLVLLLAVLLIQTLPVWRTSVDTLNSGDLSASLNQILKHTEICMHPLLPSSWVAETIQAAGRGIYARTGFYNLVLLANALMSILITTRVASAGYYPAWNRVMSAAPGVVSKRKATFTSTGPGRFSLWMRRMLGLDRPSYALLVKEVRTFWREPVQWGQTAIVFGLLLIYSMNLRKMGYDLQNPFWITVISHLNLLVCCLALSTLTTRFIYPQFSLEGQRLWILGLSPLPLHRVLALKLRLSASVLSIIMVVLVITSGVSLGLPGQRILFFSASIFLMSYGLTSLALSLGALVPNFRESNPARIVSGFGGTVCLIASFVYIVGGMTLLLIPSWQNLRQDAVTLLQYDNRIELAALVGLCLLTTLFGGIPYFFAKKQTKNLEYLRYL, from the coding sequence ATGACCACCGCCTCCACCACCAGCCTGCTTGCCCGCACCCACGGGCGCATGCTGCGGCACAAGATACGCCAGGGCGTGCGTGAGAACCGGCTGCTGGGGGCTACGGTGGGCGGCTTTCTAGGACTCTACAGCCTGGCGGCCTACCTGCTGGTGGGGCGCGGGCTGGACTTCATCATGAAGCTGCCGCTGGTGGGCCCGCTGCTCACCGAGCGGCTGGTTTTCCTGCTGTTCTTTTTCTTCTTTGTGATGCTCATCGTGTCCAATGCCACCATCACCGGCATGAGCCTCTTCCGGCGCAAGGACATGGAGTGGCAGATAGCCCTGCCGCTGGAGCCTCGCAGCCTCGTGCTGTGGAAGACGCTGGAGGGCATGCTGCTGGCCAGCTGGGGCCTCATGCTGCTCAGCACACCCATCCTGCTGGCTTTGGCGCAGAGCTACAAGGCGGATGCCCGGTTCATGCTGGCCGTGGTGCCCGCGCTGCTGGCACTCGTCACCATCGCCGCCAATGTCTCCACCTGGCTGCTCATCGCCCTCGTGCTCTGGGCACGCCGCTGGATGTGGAAGCCGCTCGTCCTCCTCCTGGCCGTGCTGCTGATCCAGACCCTGCCCGTGTGGCGCACCAGCGTGGACACGCTGAATTCCGGAGATCTCAGCGCCAGCCTGAACCAGATCCTGAAACACACGGAGATCTGCATGCACCCGCTGCTGCCCAGCTCCTGGGTGGCGGAAACCATCCAAGCCGCCGGACGTGGCATCTATGCGCGCACCGGATTCTACAATCTCGTACTGCTGGCTAATGCGCTGATGAGCATCCTCATCACCACCCGAGTGGCCAGCGCAGGGTATTACCCTGCCTGGAACCGCGTGATGAGTGCCGCCCCGGGCGTGGTGAGCAAGCGCAAGGCAACCTTCACGAGCACCGGCCCCGGACGCTTCAGCCTCTGGATGCGCCGCATGCTGGGGCTGGACCGCCCCTCCTACGCCCTGCTGGTCAAGGAAGTGCGTACCTTCTGGCGAGAGCCCGTACAGTGGGGCCAGACCGCCATCGTCTTCGGCCTGCTGCTCATCTATTCCATGAACCTGCGAAAGATGGGCTATGATCTGCAAAATCCCTTCTGGATCACCGTCATCAGCCATCTGAACCTCCTGGTGTGCTGCCTGGCGCTCTCCACGCTCACCACCCGCTTCATCTACCCGCAGTTCAGCCTGGAGGGCCAGCGGCTGTGGATCCTGGGCCTCTCTCCCCTGCCTCTGCATCGTGTGCTGGCGCTGAAGTTGCGCCTCAGCGCCAGCGTGCTTTCCATCATCATGGTGGTGCTGGTCATCACCTCCGGCGTTTCCTTGGGCCTGCCCGGCCAGCGCATCCTCTTTTTCAGCGCCTCTATCTTTCTGATGAGCTACGGCCTCACCTCCCTGGCTCTCAGCCTCGGCGCACTGGTGCCCAATTTTCGTGAGTCAAATCCCGCCCGCATTGTCTCCGGCTTCGGCGGCACGGTATGCCTCATCGCCAGCTTCGTTTACATCGTGGGCGGCATGACGCTCCTGCTCATCCCTTCCTGGCAAAACCTGCGGCAGGATGCCGTCACACTCCTGCAATATGACAACCGCATCGAACTGGCCGCGCTGGTCGGCCTCTGCCTGCTGACCACCCTATTTGGGGGGATCCCCTACTTTTTTGCCAAAAAACAGACGAAAAATCTGGAATATTTAAGGTATCTGTAG
- a CDS encoding right-handed parallel beta-helix repeat-containing protein, which produces MMTKSFLLLLMAASAALAQQPVGDGKADDTAAIQHLIDTTGSVKLAKGKYRITQTLKVDLTKTGYAAVSGDGTVQLIMAAAGPALHFIGTHEGSAAPDSFKPQVWDNERSPMVEGIEIIGAHAEADGIEATGTMQITLSRVVVRECRHAVHLSVRNRNVLISACHFYHNTGIGVFYDNVNLHQSNIVGSHISYNGGGGVVSVGGNVRNLHIGTCDIEGNHAKDGPPSANVMLDSRGGSIGEVAITGCTLQHTHKSPDSANIRIIGSGTDPSLLRRGGREHTREGNVTITANVFSDVQVNVEVQHSRGVTISGNTFWEGFQRDLIIQDSSNIVVTGNNFDRNPRYLVNGNDNAENNGLLIQRCEDSIISNNVISGVWKQRAAVDVESCNRMQICHNSVLDSDGIGIRLEQVSNSLITGNLIQDDRDKELRSKLPSLETIGGKRNLIEQNMLGNK; this is translated from the coding sequence ATGATGACAAAATCTTTTCTCTTGCTGCTGATGGCAGCGAGCGCGGCTCTGGCACAGCAGCCCGTGGGTGATGGCAAGGCAGACGACACGGCGGCTATCCAGCATCTGATCGATACCACAGGCAGCGTCAAGCTGGCCAAAGGCAAATACCGCATCACCCAGACACTGAAGGTAGATCTCACCAAGACGGGCTACGCCGCCGTGAGCGGAGACGGCACCGTGCAGCTCATCATGGCTGCGGCAGGCCCCGCGCTGCATTTCATCGGCACGCACGAGGGCTCGGCAGCTCCGGATTCCTTCAAGCCACAAGTATGGGACAACGAGCGCTCCCCCATGGTGGAGGGCATCGAGATCATCGGCGCACACGCCGAGGCCGACGGCATCGAGGCCACTGGCACCATGCAGATCACCCTGAGCCGTGTGGTCGTGCGCGAGTGCCGGCATGCGGTGCATCTTTCCGTGCGCAACCGCAATGTGCTCATCAGCGCCTGCCACTTCTACCACAATACAGGCATCGGTGTGTTCTACGACAATGTGAACCTGCACCAGTCCAACATCGTGGGCAGCCACATCAGCTACAATGGCGGCGGCGGAGTCGTTTCAGTAGGCGGGAATGTGCGCAATCTCCACATCGGCACCTGCGACATCGAGGGCAACCACGCCAAGGATGGCCCGCCCAGCGCCAATGTCATGCTCGACTCTCGCGGCGGCTCCATCGGAGAGGTGGCCATCACCGGCTGCACCCTGCAGCACACGCACAAGTCGCCCGATTCTGCCAATATCCGCATCATCGGCAGCGGCACTGATCCCTCCCTGCTGCGCCGCGGCGGACGCGAACACACACGCGAAGGGAATGTGACGATCACGGCGAATGTCTTCAGTGACGTGCAAGTGAATGTGGAGGTGCAGCACTCTCGCGGAGTGACCATCAGCGGCAACACCTTCTGGGAGGGTTTCCAGCGCGACCTCATCATCCAGGACAGCAGCAATATCGTGGTCACGGGCAACAACTTTGACCGCAACCCGCGCTATCTCGTCAATGGCAACGACAACGCCGAGAACAACGGCCTGCTCATCCAGCGCTGCGAGGACAGCATCATCAGCAACAACGTCATCAGCGGTGTGTGGAAGCAGCGCGCCGCCGTGGATGTGGAATCCTGCAACCGCATGCAGATCTGCCACAACAGCGTGCTCGACTCCGACGGCATCGGCATCCGCCTGGAGCAGGTGAGCAACAGCCTCATCACCGGAAACCTCATCCAGGACGACCGCGACAAGGAACTGCGCAGCAAGCTACCCTCGCTGGAAACCATCGGAGGAAAGAGAAACCTCATCGAGCAAAACATGCTCGGAAACAAATAA
- a CDS encoding cytochrome-c peroxidase: MQNTARILALAVGLSSASAFAQADLSEAFLPMFSPLPAEAASGSNELSEARINLGRQLYYETRISKGGKMSCNSCHILDKYGNDNLPFSPGHEGKLGGRSSPSVYNAALHVAQFWDGRAPSVEEQAKGPVLNPVEMGAPSEEFVIKVLKSMPGYVDAFKAAFPGEADPVNYNNFGKAVGAFERKLLTPSQWDTFLKGNKQALSAEEKKGFATFAKVGCVTCHNGVGVGGMMYQKLGVVKPWPDLKDNGRADVTKNEGEKGFFKVPSLRNITETGPYLHDGSVKTLEEMVKKMAEHQLGKQLSDDETASIITFLKALKGDLPTEYIKAPKLPESTADTPKA; this comes from the coding sequence ATGCAAAACACCGCTCGTATTCTTGCCCTTGCTGTCGGCCTGAGCTCCGCCTCCGCCTTTGCGCAGGCTGATCTCTCCGAGGCCTTTCTGCCCATGTTCTCCCCGCTGCCTGCCGAAGCGGCCAGCGGCAGCAATGAGCTCTCTGAAGCCCGCATCAATCTGGGCCGCCAGCTCTACTACGAGACCCGTATCTCGAAGGGCGGCAAGATGTCCTGCAACTCCTGCCACATCCTCGACAAATACGGCAACGACAACCTGCCCTTCTCCCCCGGCCATGAGGGCAAGCTGGGCGGCCGCAGCTCGCCTTCCGTGTACAATGCTGCGCTGCACGTCGCGCAGTTCTGGGACGGTCGTGCCCCCAGCGTGGAAGAGCAGGCCAAAGGGCCGGTGCTCAATCCGGTGGAAATGGGTGCGCCCAGCGAAGAGTTTGTGATCAAGGTGCTCAAGAGCATGCCCGGCTATGTGGACGCCTTCAAGGCCGCTTTCCCGGGCGAAGCTGATCCGGTGAACTACAACAACTTCGGCAAGGCCGTGGGTGCCTTTGAGCGCAAGCTGCTGACCCCCAGCCAATGGGACACCTTCCTCAAGGGCAACAAGCAGGCCCTCAGCGCCGAGGAGAAGAAGGGATTTGCCACCTTTGCCAAGGTGGGCTGCGTGACCTGCCACAACGGCGTGGGCGTGGGCGGCATGATGTATCAGAAGCTCGGCGTGGTGAAACCCTGGCCGGATCTCAAGGACAATGGCCGTGCTGACGTGACCAAGAACGAGGGTGAAAAGGGCTTCTTCAAGGTGCCCAGCCTGCGCAACATCACCGAAACCGGCCCGTATCTGCACGACGGCTCCGTCAAGACTCTGGAAGAGATGGTCAAAAAGATGGCCGAGCATCAGTTGGGCAAGCAGCTCTCCGATGATGAAACGGCCTCCATCATTACCTTCCTCAAGGCCCTGAAAGGCGATCTTCCCACCGAATACATCAAAGCTCCGAAGCTGCCCGAAAGCACTGCCGATACGCCCAAGGCGTGA
- a CDS encoding beta strand repeat-containing protein: MCRFSIPHHRTLVFVSMLAALAMPGRSTAASSLTWDADGTAGGSTGGTGTWSTSTALWNKSGTMVSWVNANSDIAIFGGTAGTITLGEAITAGGLTFNTDGYTLVGNGSTLTLGGSVTVTTANQLALIQANLALAAATTFTGSGNLTFDTGYNVTGGGFGVSKTGTGTLNIKGTITDAGTLTISGGTTNFSGSYTRATYSNAAGLSVTSGTLNVTGTLGSSAANPLGQTAFSGGSTTNFSGTAYLSGSSATFRVGEGTSATVNVTAGTLTIGTSSGGFVLGRSATAGTGFMNISGGTVTVASTSNVIRIGAGYADTESSGASVMTLSGTGLFDSGTSTGNILLGSNLSGNTTSSGTINLDGGTLATMRTITGGLYAASIFNFNGGTLKANGTSMTLSTTLTTINVRNGGAVIDTNGFNVSIAKALTHSSIGGDNATDGGLTKRGLGILTLSGSIANTYTGTTLISAGELDLSKTAGINAIAGLITIGDGTTTAMLKLITGEQIADTSVITLVGSGSNAGVFRLNAQAETIGGLISTGGEGIVENESATSVALTLKVTGTQTFSGLLRNGTLAGALSLIKSGAGTQILSGASTYTGGTTISEGTLQFGISGAISSSSALILNGTTGSGAATLSLNGFNWTSAGITFYDATSTSASQGTISIGSGGTLTLGGTVTVSSTNNPLGAQITGGTLDLGAATRTFAINDSSNAAHDLTISSAITSVAGAYGIIKTGMGNLLLSGGVNIAGGVTVSSGVLEIAGTFTNGTSSTSLGAVSTPGMLLLSTGADYSTKTLAIGSSAGFQGALLMRGGTLTLTTTDNQTGISLGGPGYGSLFLSSGTINTKRVDSLDGTTTASIAVLQISGGTLNTSNYIMFRNERWEFTVTGGQVVRTGDAIALGFRSGGTSATATTTAQGAMTMAGGVVNNAGYNITIAQQNNNTALGTTYLNLDAGTLINNQIVHYNGTGATNKTVINFNGGTLQAGANTTAFISDSGTGGTGTLTAYVNGAFGSFSGGAVINTNTFNVTIPIALSTPTGNGVMSIAVSSGGSGYYGAPYVEISGGGGTGATAYANVDLDPASPTYGQILSITISNPGVGYTSTPTVALLGGGGSGAALGTITTAANTSGGLTKNGLGTLTLSGSAANNFTGDSTIKAGEVDLAKNNGVTAIAGNITVGDGTASAVLKLINSEQIADTSVVTFNGSGATAGILRLNNLSETLGGLSSTGGAGIVENESGSAATGTLTVNVASGTQSFSGTLRNGDGTGTDGTLAFVKTGTGTQVLNGTNTYTGVTTVSAGVLQIGSSGAGTTGTGAVTVQNGGTLTGTGIVQGTSFTAASGSIVQAGDGTAQANYGTLTFTPASGSGAINFQSGSTIILGINPGGTSDLLNIIGTGTNTLLFNGNLTITATAFTPTAPAVFNLLDWTGLSASPTFASRYTSTGLLLGNGDEATGLDLPDISGSGFFWDISSFTTNGSISIVAVPEPSRLLLMGLALALLLAKRRR; this comes from the coding sequence ATGTGCCGCTTTTCCATCCCTCATCATCGCACTCTCGTCTTTGTCTCGATGCTCGCCGCTCTGGCCATGCCGGGGAGGAGTACGGCAGCATCCAGCTTGACCTGGGACGCGGATGGAACCGCAGGCGGCAGCACCGGTGGCACCGGCACCTGGAGCACGTCCACCGCGCTCTGGAACAAATCCGGCACGATGGTCTCATGGGTGAATGCCAACAGCGACATCGCCATCTTTGGCGGCACGGCGGGCACCATCACTCTCGGAGAGGCCATCACGGCAGGCGGCCTGACCTTTAACACAGACGGCTACACTCTGGTAGGAAATGGCAGCACACTGACCCTCGGCGGCAGCGTGACCGTGACCACCGCGAATCAACTGGCCCTGATCCAGGCCAATCTGGCTCTGGCTGCCGCCACCACCTTCACCGGCTCGGGAAACCTGACCTTTGACACCGGCTACAACGTCACCGGCGGCGGCTTCGGTGTTTCCAAAACCGGCACGGGCACTCTCAACATCAAAGGCACCATCACCGACGCGGGCACGCTGACCATCAGTGGCGGCACCACCAATTTCTCCGGCAGCTACACCCGCGCCACCTACTCCAACGCCGCCGGCCTTTCTGTGACCAGCGGCACGCTGAATGTGACAGGCACGCTGGGCTCCTCCGCCGCCAATCCCCTGGGGCAGACGGCCTTCTCCGGCGGCAGCACCACCAATTTCTCCGGCACGGCGTATCTTTCCGGATCATCCGCCACCTTCCGTGTGGGGGAAGGCACCAGCGCCACGGTGAATGTGACCGCAGGCACGCTGACCATCGGCACCAGCTCAGGCGGCTTTGTGCTGGGGCGCAGCGCCACGGCGGGCACCGGGTTCATGAACATCTCCGGCGGCACGGTCACTGTGGCAAGCACTTCAAACGTGATCCGCATCGGCGCAGGCTATGCGGACACCGAGAGCAGCGGAGCCAGCGTCATGACGCTCTCCGGCACCGGATTGTTCGACAGCGGCACCTCCACCGGCAACATCCTGCTCGGCTCTAATCTCAGCGGAAACACCACCAGCTCCGGCACCATCAATCTGGACGGAGGCACTCTGGCCACAATGCGCACCATCACGGGCGGACTCTACGCCGCCTCGATCTTCAACTTCAACGGCGGCACCCTCAAGGCCAACGGCACCTCCATGACGCTGAGCACCACCCTGACCACCATCAATGTGCGCAACGGCGGCGCGGTGATCGACACCAACGGCTTCAATGTCAGCATCGCCAAGGCGCTGACGCATTCCAGCATCGGCGGAGACAATGCCACGGACGGCGGCCTGACCAAGCGCGGGCTGGGCATCCTCACACTTTCAGGCAGCATCGCCAACACCTACACCGGCACCACGCTCATCAGCGCAGGCGAGCTGGACCTCTCCAAGACCGCCGGGATCAATGCCATCGCGGGGCTCATCACCATCGGCGATGGCACCACCACCGCCATGCTCAAGCTCATCACGGGTGAGCAGATTGCCGACACCAGCGTCATCACGCTTGTCGGCAGTGGTTCAAATGCCGGCGTCTTCCGGCTCAATGCCCAGGCGGAGACCATCGGCGGACTCATCAGCACAGGTGGCGAAGGCATCGTGGAAAATGAAAGCGCCACCAGCGTGGCCCTGACGCTGAAGGTCACCGGCACCCAGACCTTCAGCGGCCTGCTGCGCAATGGCACACTGGCTGGGGCGCTGTCATTGATCAAAAGCGGCGCAGGCACGCAGATCCTCAGCGGAGCCAGCACCTATACGGGCGGCACCACCATCAGCGAGGGCACGCTGCAGTTTGGTATCAGCGGTGCCATCTCCTCCAGCTCAGCACTGATCCTAAATGGCACGACCGGCAGCGGCGCGGCCACACTTTCGCTTAATGGTTTCAACTGGACCTCCGCAGGCATCACTTTCTATGATGCAACCTCAACAAGCGCTAGCCAGGGCACCATCAGCATCGGCAGCGGCGGCACACTAACATTGGGCGGCACGGTCACTGTCAGCAGCACCAACAATCCTCTGGGCGCACAGATCACCGGCGGCACGCTGGATCTCGGTGCCGCCACACGCACCTTTGCCATCAATGACAGCAGCAATGCCGCGCACGATCTCACCATCTCCTCCGCCATCACCTCGGTGGCAGGTGCCTATGGCATCATCAAAACTGGCATGGGCAATCTGCTGCTGAGCGGCGGCGTGAACATCGCAGGCGGCGTCACCGTCTCCAGCGGCGTGCTGGAGATCGCGGGCACGTTTACCAATGGCACCAGCAGCACCTCCTTGGGCGCGGTGTCTACGCCTGGCATGCTCCTGCTGAGCACCGGGGCCGATTACTCCACTAAGACGCTCGCCATCGGCAGCAGCGCCGGCTTCCAGGGTGCCCTCCTCATGCGCGGCGGCACGCTGACACTCACCACCACGGACAACCAGACAGGCATCTCCCTGGGTGGCCCGGGCTATGGCAGCCTGTTTCTGTCCTCCGGCACCATCAACACCAAGCGGGTGGACTCCCTCGACGGCACCACCACCGCCTCCATCGCAGTCTTGCAGATCAGCGGCGGCACGCTGAACACCTCCAACTACATCATGTTTCGCAATGAGCGCTGGGAGTTCACCGTGACAGGCGGCCAGGTAGTACGCACCGGAGACGCCATCGCGCTGGGCTTCCGCAGCGGTGGCACTTCAGCCACAGCCACCACCACGGCGCAGGGGGCCATGACGATGGCAGGCGGCGTAGTCAACAATGCCGGATACAACATCACCATCGCCCAGCAGAACAACAACACCGCCCTGGGCACCACCTATCTCAATCTCGATGCCGGCACCCTGATCAACAACCAGATCGTGCACTACAACGGCACCGGAGCCACCAACAAAACCGTGATTAATTTCAACGGCGGCACTCTGCAGGCCGGAGCAAACACCACCGCCTTCATCAGCGACAGCGGCACCGGCGGCACAGGCACGCTGACGGCTTATGTCAACGGTGCCTTCGGCTCCTTTAGCGGTGGTGCGGTCATCAATACAAACACCTTCAATGTCACCATCCCCATCGCACTCAGTACTCCCACGGGCAATGGCGTCATGAGCATCGCCGTGAGCAGCGGTGGCAGCGGCTACTACGGCGCGCCCTATGTGGAGATCAGCGGCGGAGGCGGCACCGGGGCCACGGCTTATGCCAATGTGGATCTCGATCCCGCCAGCCCCACCTATGGTCAGATCCTCAGCATCACCATCAGCAATCCGGGCGTGGGCTACACCTCCACACCCACGGTGGCGCTGCTCGGCGGTGGTGGCAGTGGCGCAGCACTCGGCACAATCACCACAGCGGCCAACACCTCCGGCGGCCTGACCAAAAACGGCCTCGGCACACTGACGCTTTCCGGCTCTGCGGCCAACAACTTCACTGGAGACTCCACCATCAAAGCAGGAGAGGTGGACCTGGCCAAAAACAATGGTGTCACCGCCATCGCCGGAAACATCACCGTGGGGGATGGCACTGCATCCGCAGTATTAAAACTCATCAACAGCGAGCAGATCGCCGACACGAGCGTGGTCACCTTCAATGGCAGCGGCGCCACTGCTGGAATCCTGCGCCTCAACAACCTGAGTGAAACCCTCGGCGGCCTCAGCAGCACAGGCGGTGCAGGCATCGTGGAAAACGAATCCGGCAGCGCCGCCACCGGCACGCTCACCGTCAACGTCGCCTCCGGCACGCAGAGCTTTAGCGGCACGCTGCGCAATGGCGATGGCACAGGTACGGATGGTACGCTCGCCTTCGTCAAAACCGGCACGGGCACCCAGGTGCTCAACGGCACAAACACCTACACCGGAGTCACCACGGTCAGCGCAGGCGTGCTGCAGATCGGCAGCAGCGGCGCAGGCACCACTGGCACGGGAGCAGTGACCGTGCAGAATGGCGGCACGCTCACCGGCACAGGCATCGTGCAGGGCACCAGCTTCACCGCCGCCAGCGGCTCCATCGTGCAGGCCGGAGATGGCACTGCGCAGGCAAACTACGGCACACTGACCTTCACGCCCGCATCCGGCTCCGGTGCGATCAATTTCCAGTCCGGCAGCACGATCATTCTCGGCATCAATCCCGGCGGCACCTCGGACCTGCTCAACATCATCGGCACCGGCACCAACACCCTGCTCTTCAATGGCAACCTCACCATCACCGCCACGGCCTTCACGCCCACCGCACCGGCGGTTTTCAATCTGCTCGACTGGACCGGCCTCTCCGCCAGCCCCACCTTTGCCAGCCGCTACACCTCCACCGGCCTCCTCCTGGGAAATGGCGATGAAGCCACCGGCCTCGACCTTCCCGACATCTCCGGCTCCGGCTTCTTCTGGGACATCAGCAGCTTCACCACCAACGGCTCCATCTCCATCGTTGCCGTGCCCGAGCCTTCACGGCTGCTGTTGATGGGATTGGCGCTCGCGCTCCTGCTGGCAAAACGGCGGCGCTGA